CAGTAGTTAGGTTCCTTCTTCATTTACtattttctgttttgtatttttgttttgtAAAAGACACTGCTTGTATTTATTTAAGCTATCAAAAGATTTTGCAAAATATGGAACTTGGCCATATAAATGCCCTGCAATGTTTTGCACTGCCATAAAATGGTTGGGGTAATATTTCAAGTCATTTAATTttcaaataaaagcaaaggaactaAAGTGGATGTTTTAGTCACTCCTTTTGGGTGATAACTTTTGAATAAGCAAACAAGTGACCTAgtttttctccaccataattaactATGGATTATTTGCCAACACATGAactttttagttttgacatttgaaaactttaattgtttgactttattttaaatttgaatttagaATTAGTTTGAATCAACGCGGGATCTAGCAACAAtaaaatgatgacatggcatcattagcagggaattgatgtagcttaattatccgggcgtcacagtctgGCAAGGCTTGGGCGGTGGCGTCTCTGGGGATGTGGAGTCGtagtagcagagagggagagggagggacgcAGTGTGGAGGGATCAGCCGTATGTTGGACCGACCGGACCGTCTGGCCCCCATCGGTCCATTAGCCGATCACCCTATCATGCGCACGTACAATTCGTTCATGGCTGGTCTCACACTTTTTTCTTTCGGTAAATATTAGCAGCAGAAACAAATATTACTTGGAGAAAAGGGAATGGCAACCCCGAGAAAGGTACCGCCATCCATCGCTCTCTGTTAGACACACCACAGGGAGTTGTTGGTACGTATATTCCCCGCCCCTGACAAGGAGTGAGTCGAGTTGAGTCGACGACCAAGGAAGCTCCTGCACTGCACTGCTCCTCAATCACGCCGACCACGCGCCCGGTCTATTCCTTTTCCCTCCCACGGCATACTACTAGTCGCTAGTCCGCCGATCACTTCTCTGTTTTCACTGCTTTTCACTACTCCATTTTCTATTTTTGAGCCACTCCCAGTCCAACTTAGATCGTTGCTATCAATCGCCGCTCTGCCCTCTCGATGAAGGTTTCGTCGCTACTCTTATTCCTCCTTGGCGCGCTGGCGCTGGTGGGCAGTGCCGGCGGGTAGCCGCAGCAGTACTGCTACCCGTGACCACCCTGTGCCTGCTCGGTGCAAAACCCCTGTCCTACGTTGCCTTTCTGTCCTGCATCGGCACCATGCGCAATCATCTtctacaccaccaccaccagcaacaacaacaacgaggaGGAGCCAGTCCCGTCCTCGTCCAACGGCTTCCTCATCGGCTCATCCTCCGCCAAGAATCCCAAcgactccaccaccaccgccaccacccggCTGCCACGACGACATAGGTTTGCAGTCATTATCATTGGGAGCATCGACCGAGTAGAATATAACAGAAATTTCACCTTTGAAATGAAAGAGAGAAAATGCTGGTCGTATGCGTTCTAGTTGCACATTGAAATATTAGCTTTTATTTTTCTAGTGATCAACGAAATTGAACAACAAGGATGGTAAGCAATAAGAATAACATAGTTATCTTACAACTGCAATACATATGCCATAACATAATAGTTTGGAACTTCGACAGTTTTAGACGGTTCTGATAGTTTGGACGCAACCGCCCCCGCGTCGTCCGGACGGACGGCACGGGCGGCTCCCGATCCAGTTTCTTCGGGACCTCCCCACCTCTCTcgcttccctcgccgccgccggacgacGCTGCCGGGCAAAGCCTGTgtggctgacggcggcggcggggctccgggcgatgGCTTCTACGCAAGGCGCTGAACGGCGCGCGAGGTGAACAACAACTCAGCAGCGATCTTCATGCAACGTCCGAAGGCTAGAGCGATCTGCGCATGGACATGCAGCGGCAGGCGATCTGTGCACAGGGACATGCATAGGTCAATGGCTAGAGCGATCTGGGATTCTGAACTGGGCAGCATGGTGATGCCTTGGCAATGGCCTGGGTGGAGATGACCATCCATTCTCCTCCAGCAGCCTGCGGTCAAGATCATGCAGGTTCGGACCGAAGCTTCCTCCGGCTGTCCAGTACGTTGAGCATGGCAGCGTTGGTGATAAGGGTCATCTTCCCAAGCGACCCAAGACGCTCGCCGCTGTTGCCGCCGGCAGATCACAAGGCCGAAGGAGGTTGGTGGTGGCGCCTTGGGACTTACATCGGTTGACCGATGCTTGTCACTTGGCCGCAGGTGGTTCGTCCGATCGATGCGAGGGGGCAATTTTCGTCCTGACCATGGCGGCACCGTCCGGCCACTCGAGCCGCAGATTGCAGTGGCCATTCAAGGGTCTTCATGAGAGTTTTTTCTTAGGATCCACTGGTTGTTGCCAGCAGCTCGCACTGGCGAGGTTGTGTGATGTAACCGGAAGGCTCCATTGGGAGTTTCGGTGGCTCTCAATCTGGCCAGTTTGCATTCAGCGGTGAGATAAATTCTATGGATGACGGCTTGACGCAGAGGAGATGGTTGTGCAGCGGCAAGCCATGCCGGCATGTAAAGACTGTGCCTCACTTTTAGCTGCTGGGATCGcggaaagtggtggcgacaacatgATGACTTTGATTTGGTGGTGCTTCTTGAGTACCCGGTCTCGAGTTCCggggtgaaaaccctaggtctGACCTGAATTGGTTATACCTGGCGATGGCGATGTTtttgcgtcgttaccttgatgaaggcattgctcggatgtgctcggacttgttcttcagggtgaaaacctagagtcTGACCTTTGTTGGTCGGGTCCAGTGACGGCGACGTTTAAGCGTcgtttccttcctgaaggcgttgctgttgaagaaactTTCTCGTTGCGCTTGTTCTGTCaagagatggttggtgcggatatggtcgttGATGTAGTTTATCAACCGTTGTTTTGATCGTTTCAgagtgttttttctttttcttttccctcgcttaggcatagcttgagtcttgtatgactttgctctttgctggcgttttttttcctcttttgtgtgtgttggtgttggctgtgtgcatcctggttatgcagaggccgggtgtgtgctcaatGTGTTTGTAtcccttgatgcttcattttgagttaataaaatccaccctttgtcgaaaaacaTAATAGTTTGAGTCATGGATCTTCGGTGCTATCTATGTCTATGACGGTGTTATCTATATCAGGAGGTGTCATAAAAGAACTGAATGGCCGCACTAGCATATCTCTCCTGCGGAAGAATTCTTTTTTGTGATCTTGCTTTCCACAAACAAATTCTTCATCACTTGGGTGCAAGATATTGGATTCGTCCGGACAAAATGCACACGAGCTGCTAAAGCGGCACAATGGCTTTTCTGTTGGCATTATAGAGAAATATAGAGAGAGGATTAGCTGCAAGTTGCATTAATAGTATGCATATATTCAAGTGGATAGCAAACACAAACACAGTATGGCGGAATGTGAAGTTAAATTTAGGTAGTACCTAAGATGATGCATGTTTCAACGGCTAGTTCGAGGTACTGTCTATCAAAATATAGCTCAGCGAAAAAGTGTTGCGTCTCGGCGGTGGCATCCATGGGGTGAGCCGAAAAGCCGAGGTGGTACCAGAAAGTTCCCCTAAAACCGATGCAGGCAGCCTTCATCTCCGTGGTCGACTGGGGAGGATACTCAGGATACTGGAACTCGGCACCCTGCATTGCAGTGATTGATCTCAAATTCCCAATCATATGTATTAAACATTCACTTAGATGCGTGGGTGTGTGTATATGCGAGAGagaaagaggggagagagggagagagagagagtgtatcATACTGGATTGTTGGAGTTGTAATGTTCGATGGCGATGTCGACAAGCCTAGAAATTCGGAGGGCGATGTCTTTTCTGTCCCCAAATAAACAAGGGTACACCAAATAAATAAACAAATGATGGATGGATCTTTCGTTTGATGGTTGGGGCAATCAGACGTTCATCCAATGAATCTCATAATAAGAATAAGAATAGATCCCATGCAAGCGCTTAAGcaaatctttttttttttgcgcatAAAGCGCTTAAGCAAATCGGTAAGAAAATTGTCCAGCAGCTAGGAATTACATACTCTTTTGACCTAATAGAGCGGCCAATGTACTTTTTTGAGACTGGGAGAGAGTCGCCGCCGGCAGGGGAAGAGAATAAGGAACCCATGGATGGATCAATCTCTAGTTTTTTGTCCGATGCGGTGGCTCTGGCGGCCGGCCAAAGTAGTCCCCGTATATATGTGGTAAACCCGATCGGGATAAGAGACGGAGACGGAGATAAATAGGCTACGTTTGCTTGCTCGCGTAGGCAGGCCGACTGGTTGGATTTGGATCTGGGCCGTAGGCAGGCCCCGTGTCCAGCGGGGTTACGCTCCAAGTCTAAAAAAAAGCCTACGTTTATTTATTCTTTTTGCGGGAAAAAAAATAAACGtagcctttttctttcttttcattaATTGCAATGTGGAGCACAAATAACAGATTTTTTTTCCCCACACgttagtcctctctctctcttctcattcCTGCCTTAAGCAGTACGACGCTACACCGGCGAGCAAGGGCAGAATTGGCGGCGATTCACCGGACAACGGCGTAGGGAGCCCTGCATGTACGTTGGAATACATACGTATGCCTAAGCTAGCACATTGTTTCGTTTGGCAGGTAGAAACGCGAGATCTCTTACCAGGATATGTTGACGCGCGTGTCCTTGCTAAAAATGGTGGACTGAAGCTTGACTTTGGGGATGGAAACCCTGAGATCAACCTTGGGTTCGACTCACCATCATCGTTGCACGTACGAAGATTTCTTCTTGAAGGTGTAGCGTAGGAGCCGTGTATTTTTCATTTTTGGTTTGTATTTTATCATAGGGTTTGTGGTTGTCTGGTGGAGTTTACAGTCGCAAGGCATGCGGCATTGGGTTTTCCTTTTTGTTACTTTTCCTAGGTTGGTGTTGTTCGGCTACTTGATTTTGAATAATAAATAATatatggttgtgtgcatcgctCGATGCAGAGGCCAAAGGGTTATACTTTTTTGTGAAAAAAGACCGCATTTATACTTCCGTCTACACCCTAGATCCCAGGCAGTGTGAGGAGGGCTTTTCTTTGTTAGCTCACGGTCTCTCCAAGGCCAGTGTCATTCTATATTTGGCAGCCTCTTCAATGACCTACTTGTATACTTTGAGAGAACTGAAATTGAAAATGGCCAAGGAAGATAAAACAACATTCACCACTGTGCGATGACCCAAAGTGCATGTGGGAGATGGACAAGAGGATTTCCACTAGTATTTGGATCCAATTTGAGATACACGAAGATCAGGGGTGAGGAATCAGTAAGCAAAAGGGGAGAGATAGCTGAAGTAGGAGGTGAGGATGAGAAGACAAAGACGATTCACTATTCTTTCGATCCCTTTCCCCTGTGCTTCCCCTGTTGTATATGTAGCCTTGCCTCATGTGTCTTCAATGTGGGACCAGCCTCATTTCTCTTTCCATGTGGGACTAGTGGATAGGCTGGGCATGACACACTGAAGcttatggtgtgtgtgtgtgcgggttCATAAGGGTGAGTATATGCGCATATCACTTCCGGAAATTGAAATTTTCCtgtgagttggataattttcctgtCGGTCCCGTACTAGCTCACAGTAAAATTTATTACCCCTGTCATTCCCAGCCCACAGAGAAATAAAAACGTTGGCCCGGCCCACCTGCCAAAATCACTACCCCACATCACAAAAGGCCTAGTCCCGCCGCGAAGCATCCTTTTTCCGCGCCACGCTCCTGCTGAAATAAACCCTAGCCGCCAAATCCCTCTCAGATCTCCCAAATCCACCCCTAAATCCCTCGCCGCCACCGACCACCGTCCCTCCCCGCACTGTGCGCTCCGAGGTCACCCGagcacactagtgcagaaccggcctttatcaccggttcgtaagggcctttagtgacggttctgcaaccggcactatggagtggagactaaagccccccccccctttagtaccggtttggcacgaaccggcgctaacgtgccaccacgtggcacgagccaggcccgggtgcgtgtaggacattagtaccggttggtaacaccaaccggtactaaatgtttgggtgcgttttggttttaatttttatttttcctttagttttgtgttttcaatttaacttagtgattgttttacattataatgagttgttaaatcattaggtgaaagtaccgtagattagtttcgactggatgcatgtggatcctagctaagtgaccaagtaatatggatatggcatatacttggtcacttagctaggatccatccagttgaaactaatatgcggtttctttcataaatgatataataactcatcatcattatcatcatcatattaatataaaaactcttgcatcatatcatcaccaacaacagtatatactagatagcaaagatatcatcgagttcaacatggtcatgatattataagcgttgataacaccacaaaagcaagtcactctttgagattaagttcaggacgaagaacacggacacgcatgagaggacaacaagtactaagagcatgataactagctaaatcactcttgctgctctctctcgggtaaaatagcatagaacatgtatagctctccggattcatcatattggagcatgcagatgaacctgtctcctaatcgtgggctacgcttctgattgctgccccctagtacttctctgcgatcgttaacaattttgctccaatctttcactattaagcattcatcgctttcagaaatcctgaatgcactcatgtgcactgtaggatatcttggccgtaagctaacaattgacatgcgacctttagtctcgatccactgaggcacaactgtcatcgggagtccctgttgaagaacatcgtatagtaattaatatacttagcaatgaaagtttagcttgaaaaataatgtatgcaaaagatgcactgaggactaatagtaaaaatcttaccatctttcctaaatacatgtgaccgtagttcaatacgatcactattggtcgcacgttttgagtactaagattttcaaattcaggaaaatgatttctcttaacagcatcaagatcctcaagccatgaaacataatgacttatctcctcgcagtttagttcagctccgggacagtagtaggtcctgtctaccaagcgccggacatgtttgcttgaatggaaataagctgtcaatagaaattagttgtcaactatttttgaataaacaatatcaaagacataaatatggttgagaaactcacataatggtagaactggaggcgtctgcacatcgacccagatgtctctattaccttcaatatcatcttctggacgaatatcaaaggtgataaccatatcaggctcaaatgcataagccttgcatagtgcttgccaagttttgcattcaaaataggtgtacgtgtctgcattgtataatttgacgttgaaagtataaccagcatgctcggtcttcaggtaaactctctttacctccatagtttccatagcactgaaacctatcttatccaagacaaaaattcttgcatggcagggaatgcgctagtagaatagtgaaaatttaaagttatacgttgaagcaaatgaagcatatataagtcatgcttaattacgaaaaaagacttgttgttgtgacttactgtatccacttcaaaggtctcatccagcttgatgctgaagcgcctatcatcaacaaggaaatttctgtcgcacaggccgcgctggtcttcacagaattcacacttaatgaaatctttttcgtcgtcagacgacatttcctatgttcatataggtgaaacattaaacacttactagttctattaattcaactaattcaactagttctattaattcaactaagcatttaataaaaataaacatgttctattaattttcttactaaaataaagtagctagttccatatagtaatattttaattagatcatcaaatctcagatatctaaattttcttactaaaaataaattagttctattaattcaactaattcaactaagaatttactaaaaataaactagttatattaatttcttactaaaatatataaagtagctatatatatagtaatattttaattagatcatcaaatctcatatacctaaattttcttactaaaaataaactagttctactaattcaactagttcaactaagcatttactaaaaataaactagttatattaattcaactagtttaaataatctcatatacctaaattttcttactaaaaataaacttgttctattaattttcatattaaaaataaactagttatattaattcaaatagttcaaatctcatatatatacataattaatatctagctaattcatctaaaattgacattaatatttaacatcttttccatataattcatctaacattaacattctaacattcttatctacgtaatttatctaacattaatctaaacaacaaaaaacagaaaataagtaaaaacaatatgtgtgtgtgtgtgtgtgtgtgtgtctatgtgtgtgtacgtgtatgtgtgtgtgtgtgcgagcggggggcggcggcgcgagacggcgatgcgacggggacggcgcgacgacgagcggcaggctgggggcgacggcgcgatcgagacggcgacgtggtacggggcggcggcgacgggcgacggcggtgacggcgacgacgggcggtgacggcgacgacgggcggccggggcggcgagggcggcggcgatgtcacgcgaagtagttggagaagaagtggtggtcgatgaaactggaTTTTTCGTAAGCGccatatataggaggggcctttagtaccggttggagccaccaaccagtactaaaggccaattttcgccaggccaaggggcgggaaactgccctttagtaccgggttcgtggctccaaccggtactaaaggccccctttagtaccggttggagccacgacccggtactaaaggtgtgcgctggcgcaggagcggtgcgggcaagtttagtcccacctcgctagccgagggacgcccgcaccagtttaaaagccccggcgcggctgctgtctcgaactcctctctatagcaggcttctggccctaactttggcgcgctgcccgttgagcctgctcgcccttctgggcctgtatttgcaaaccctagggttggcaggcccagcgggcggcgccccaacaattttttatataattattttctatttattttcgagtaattttttttgctgtatttagtttctttgtgaatataaaaaaattatatagtttttttcttttctgcattatttattttctgctattcattttgtagtgattttcaatttcaccgtcatttagctctctaaacaaatcggtaaatgactgaaaaacagcaaatgatgtcagaacgtgttggaaattgatgacgtcgctttgaatgatgcatactgaacgcaaaaataggctggagttcaaataagtttaaaaaacattgaagtgcccgtgtaacagatgagttctcgtccaaaacc
This DNA window, taken from Triticum aestivum cultivar Chinese Spring chromosome 1D, IWGSC CS RefSeq v2.1, whole genome shotgun sequence, encodes the following:
- the LOC123182669 gene encoding uncharacterized protein, translated to MGSLFSSPAGGDSLPVSKKYIGRSIRSKEKDIALRISRLVDIAIEHYNSNNPGAEFQYPEYPPQSTTEMKAACIGFRGTFWYHLGFSAHPMDATAETQHFFAELYFDRQYLELAVETCIILEKPLCRFSSSCAFCPDESNILHPSDEEFVCGKQDHKKEFFRRRDMLVRPFSSFMTPPDIDNTVIDIDSTEDP